In Phaeobacter piscinae, one genomic interval encodes:
- a CDS encoding ABC transporter ATP-binding protein: MTAPAIELKGISKAFGPVQANKDISIRVAPGTIHGIIGENGAGKSTLMSILYGFYKADKGEVWIHGKRTEIPDSQAAISAGIGMVFQHFKLVENFTVLENIILGAEDGGLLKPSLSKARKSLKDLAAEYELNVDPDARIDEIGVGMQQRVEILKALYRQADILILDEPTGVLTPAEADQLFRILDRLRAEGKTIILITHKLREIMEYTDTVSVMRRGEMTATVKTAETSPEHLAELMVGRKVLLRVDKVPATPGKPILEIENLSVVDEAGVARVKNIDLTVRAGEILGIAGVAGNGQSELMEVLGGMREGQGSIRLNGAPLALSGAGSDARARRAAHVAHVPEDRQREGLIMDFHAWENVAFGYHHAPEYQRGLLMNNAALRADTEAKMAKFDVRPPDPWLAAKNFSGGNQQKIVVAREIERNPELLLIGQPTRGVDIGAIEFIHKQIVELRDQGKAILLVSVELEEILSLADRVAVMFDGMIMGERPADQTDEKELGLLMAGVAGEAA, from the coding sequence ATGACGGCACCAGCAATTGAACTAAAAGGCATTTCCAAAGCCTTTGGCCCGGTTCAGGCCAATAAGGACATCTCAATCCGTGTTGCCCCTGGCACGATCCACGGGATTATCGGCGAAAACGGAGCGGGCAAATCAACGCTGATGAGCATCCTCTACGGGTTCTACAAGGCCGACAAAGGCGAGGTTTGGATTCACGGGAAACGGACCGAAATACCCGACAGCCAAGCGGCGATCTCAGCCGGTATCGGCATGGTGTTCCAACACTTCAAGCTCGTTGAAAACTTCACCGTGCTGGAGAATATCATTCTGGGTGCCGAGGACGGTGGGCTGCTAAAGCCATCGCTGAGCAAGGCGCGAAAATCGCTGAAGGATCTGGCAGCCGAGTATGAGCTGAACGTTGACCCTGATGCGCGCATCGACGAAATCGGCGTGGGTATGCAACAGCGCGTCGAGATTCTGAAGGCGCTCTACCGGCAGGCCGACATTTTGATTCTGGATGAACCGACCGGCGTGCTGACCCCGGCAGAAGCAGATCAGCTGTTCCGCATTCTGGACCGGCTGCGCGCTGAGGGGAAAACGATCATCCTGATCACCCACAAGCTGCGCGAGATCATGGAATATACCGACACGGTGTCAGTGATGCGCCGTGGCGAGATGACCGCCACCGTAAAGACCGCCGAGACCAGCCCCGAGCATCTGGCCGAGCTGATGGTCGGTCGCAAGGTGCTGCTGCGCGTCGACAAGGTCCCCGCGACCCCTGGCAAACCGATCCTCGAGATTGAGAATCTCAGCGTTGTTGATGAGGCCGGTGTCGCGCGTGTTAAGAACATTGATCTGACCGTCCGAGCCGGAGAAATCCTGGGGATCGCCGGTGTTGCGGGCAATGGCCAGTCCGAGCTGATGGAAGTCTTGGGTGGCATGCGTGAAGGTCAGGGAAGCATTCGCCTTAATGGCGCGCCCTTGGCATTGTCTGGTGCCGGATCTGACGCCCGTGCCCGTCGCGCAGCCCATGTGGCCCATGTTCCCGAAGACCGCCAGCGCGAAGGTCTGATCATGGACTTCCACGCCTGGGAAAACGTCGCATTCGGCTATCACCACGCCCCTGAGTACCAGCGCGGTCTGTTGATGAACAACGCCGCCCTGCGCGCCGATACAGAAGCCAAGATGGCCAAGTTTGACGTGCGTCCGCCGGATCCATGGCTCGCTGCCAAGAATTTCTCCGGAGGCAATCAGCAGAAAATCGTTGTGGCCCGCGAAATCGAGCGCAACCCGGAGCTGTTGCTGATCGGCCAGCCCACACGGGGCGTCGATATCGGTGCCATCGAGTTTATTCACAAGCAGATCGTCGAACTGCGCGATCAGGGAAAAGCTATCCTCTTGGTCTCGGTCGAGTTGGAAGAGATCCTATCGCTCGCCGACCGTGTTGCTGTGATGTTTGACGGGATGATCATGGGCGAACGCCCGGCAGATCAGACAGATGAGAAAGAGCTGGGCCTGTTGATGGCCGGCGTCGCGGGGGAGGCCGCGTAA
- a CDS encoding BMP family lipoprotein produces the protein MTLMKSLMSAAAAVALTAGAAMAEPALIFDLGGKFDKSFNEAAFTGAQRWAEETGESFREIELQSEAQREQALRRFAEAGANPIVMAGFAFADALGQVAADYPDTKFVIIDMVVDAPNVRSVVFNEHEGSYLVGMLAAKASKSGTVGFIGGMDIPLIRKFACGYAEGVKAANPDATVIANMTGTTPAAWNDPVKGSELTKAQISQGADVVYAAAGGTGVGVLQTAADEGILSIGVDSNQNHLHPGKVLTSMMKRVDNAVFEAFSDGPELETGFSVMGLSNGGVGFAVDDNNASLITEEMTAATDAAAAKIATGEITVHDYMSDDSCPALSF, from the coding sequence ATGACCCTGATGAAATCCCTGATGAGCGCCGCGGCAGCCGTGGCGCTGACAGCGGGTGCTGCGATGGCAGAACCGGCGCTGATCTTCGATCTGGGCGGCAAGTTCGACAAGTCCTTCAACGAAGCAGCCTTCACCGGCGCGCAGCGTTGGGCTGAAGAGACCGGCGAAAGCTTCCGCGAAATCGAACTGCAGTCCGAAGCTCAGCGTGAGCAGGCGCTGCGCCGCTTTGCCGAAGCGGGCGCCAACCCGATCGTAATGGCAGGCTTTGCCTTCGCCGATGCACTCGGTCAGGTCGCTGCAGACTATCCGGACACCAAATTCGTGATCATCGACATGGTTGTCGATGCACCCAACGTCCGCTCTGTGGTCTTCAATGAGCACGAAGGCTCCTACCTCGTGGGTATGCTGGCAGCCAAGGCATCCAAATCGGGCACCGTTGGTTTCATCGGCGGCATGGATATCCCGCTGATCCGCAAATTCGCCTGTGGCTACGCCGAGGGCGTAAAAGCGGCCAACCCGGACGCAACCGTGATCGCCAATATGACCGGCACCACCCCGGCGGCCTGGAACGACCCGGTCAAAGGCTCCGAGCTGACCAAAGCGCAAATCAGCCAGGGCGCTGACGTTGTCTATGCAGCAGCAGGCGGCACCGGCGTTGGCGTACTGCAGACCGCAGCTGACGAGGGCATCCTGTCGATCGGTGTGGACAGCAACCAGAACCACCTGCACCCGGGCAAGGTCCTGACCTCCATGATGAAGCGCGTCGACAACGCTGTGTTCGAAGCCTTCTCCGACGGTCCTGAACTGGAAACTGGTTTCTCTGTCATGGGCCTGTCGAACGGTGGTGTTGGCTTCGCAGTTGACGACAACAATGCGTCACTGATCACCGAAGAGATGACCGCTGCCACTGATGCTGCGGCCGCCAAGATCGCAACCGGTGAGATCACTGTGCATGACTATATGTCGGACGACAGCTGCCCGGCTCTGTCCTTCTAA
- a CDS encoding GNAT family N-acetyltransferase, with protein MARTHQAAFLQGRPWSAREFAALLDSPFSYAVGDARSFALGRVVAGEAELLTIATHPDHQRQGLAQAILERWWEVALAHGATDGFLEVAEDNQPARSLYKAFGFAESGRRVGYYPRQGTAAVDAVLMRVSLRKAESVE; from the coding sequence ATGGCCCGCACCCATCAGGCTGCCTTTCTGCAGGGTCGCCCCTGGTCAGCACGCGAATTTGCGGCCCTGCTGGACAGCCCCTTCAGCTATGCCGTCGGGGATGCGCGTAGTTTTGCCCTTGGCCGCGTCGTTGCGGGAGAAGCGGAACTGCTGACGATTGCCACCCACCCCGATCATCAACGGCAAGGTCTGGCGCAGGCGATTCTGGAGAGATGGTGGGAGGTCGCCTTGGCGCATGGTGCAACCGATGGGTTTCTGGAGGTCGCAGAAGACAACCAACCGGCCCGCAGCCTGTACAAGGCTTTTGGATTCGCAGAGAGCGGCCGACGGGTCGGATACTACCCCCGCCAAGGCACAGCAGCAGTGGACGCAGTGCTCATGAGGGTCAGTTTACGCAAGGCCGAAAGCGTAGAATAA
- the tsaB gene encoding tRNA (adenosine(37)-N6)-threonylcarbamoyltransferase complex dimerization subunit type 1 TsaB yields MPSDALVLGFDTSAAHCAAALLQGDVILAQACEEMARGQAERLIPLLEEVLDQGGVTWADLDALGVGVGPGNFTGIRIAVSAARGLALGLEISAVGVSGFEAREHPGTFAAVPAPRDQVYAHPPGEDPRLMPLAEAQAIATALRLELVAEATPPRIAETIARRAAERYKDTISAPAPLYLRAADAAPAKDAPPTLIDG; encoded by the coding sequence TTGCCGTCTGACGCCCTCGTCCTTGGATTTGATACATCGGCCGCGCATTGCGCGGCCGCTTTGTTACAGGGTGACGTCATCCTTGCCCAAGCGTGCGAAGAGATGGCGCGCGGACAGGCCGAGCGTCTGATACCGCTGCTGGAAGAGGTGCTGGATCAGGGCGGAGTGACTTGGGCGGATCTTGATGCGCTGGGAGTTGGCGTGGGTCCGGGCAACTTCACCGGCATTCGCATTGCCGTCTCAGCTGCGAGAGGCCTGGCACTGGGGTTGGAAATCTCCGCCGTGGGCGTCAGCGGGTTTGAGGCGCGTGAGCACCCCGGCACATTCGCCGCGGTACCTGCGCCACGTGATCAGGTCTACGCGCACCCCCCCGGAGAAGACCCTCGGCTGATGCCGCTTGCCGAAGCGCAAGCCATCGCAACCGCGCTGAGGTTGGAATTGGTTGCCGAGGCGACGCCACCGCGCATCGCCGAAACAATCGCGCGCAGGGCTGCAGAGCGCTACAAAGACACTATATCCGCCCCGGCCCCGCTGTATCTGCGAGCGGCTGATGCCGCTCCCGCCAAAGACGCACCGCCAACACTGATTGACGGCTAA
- a CDS encoding NifU family protein, whose product MFIQTESTPNPATLKFLPGQTVLEMGTADFPTADAAGSSPLAQRIFAVSGVTGVFFGNDFVTVTKADTVEWDHIKPAILGAVMEHFQSGQPVISEGGEQTSGHAEHTGEDGEIVNQIKELLDSRVRPAVAQDGGDITFHGFDRGVVYLHMQGACAGCPSSTLTLKMGIENLLRHYIPEVTEVRPVAV is encoded by the coding sequence ATGTTCATTCAGACCGAATCCACGCCCAACCCGGCGACGCTGAAATTCCTGCCGGGCCAGACTGTTCTGGAGATGGGCACCGCTGATTTTCCAACCGCCGATGCCGCAGGCAGCTCGCCTCTGGCGCAGCGAATCTTTGCCGTTTCCGGGGTCACCGGCGTGTTCTTTGGCAATGACTTTGTCACGGTCACCAAGGCTGACACCGTTGAGTGGGACCACATCAAGCCCGCGATCCTGGGTGCCGTGATGGAGCATTTCCAGTCCGGCCAGCCCGTCATCTCAGAGGGCGGTGAGCAAACCTCGGGCCATGCTGAACACACTGGCGAGGATGGCGAAATTGTCAACCAGATCAAAGAGCTGCTCGACAGCCGTGTCCGCCCTGCGGTGGCACAGGATGGCGGCGACATCACGTTCCATGGCTTTGATCGCGGCGTTGTCTATCTGCACATGCAGGGTGCCTGTGCCGGTTGTCCGTCTTCAACGCTGACCCTGAAAATGGGCATTGAAAACCTGCTGCGTCACTACATCCCGGAAGTGACCGAGGTACGCCCCGTTGCCGTCTGA
- a CDS encoding universal stress protein, whose product MRKFLVVLDDSRECLNAMRFAAMRAAKTGGGVEILSVIPPDEFNHWIGVGEVMREEARERIHAHFEVFAKWMRDRQGIEPKLVIREGEAVPEIIAQIESDTEIGVLVLGAGDDRKGPGPLVTQLSRSSGSLPVPITIVPGDLSKEKLEAIT is encoded by the coding sequence ATGCGCAAATTTCTTGTCGTATTGGATGACAGCCGGGAATGCCTGAACGCGATGCGGTTCGCTGCCATGCGCGCTGCCAAAACCGGCGGCGGAGTGGAGATCCTTTCGGTGATTCCCCCGGATGAGTTCAACCACTGGATCGGCGTCGGCGAAGTGATGCGGGAGGAAGCCCGTGAACGCATACATGCGCATTTTGAAGTTTTTGCGAAATGGATGCGTGATCGTCAGGGGATTGAACCGAAACTTGTGATCCGTGAAGGCGAAGCCGTGCCCGAGATCATCGCCCAGATCGAGTCCGATACCGAAATCGGTGTTCTGGTGCTGGGCGCGGGGGATGATCGCAAAGGTCCCGGCCCGCTTGTTACTCAACTGAGCCGCTCTTCCGGCAGCCTGCCGGTGCCGATCACAATTGTGCCCGGCGATCTGTCCAAGGAAAAACTGGAAGCGATCACCTGA
- a CDS encoding branched-chain amino acid aminotransferase, with protein sequence MAISKTIRTYFNGSWHDGDVAIMKAADHAAWLGSSVFDGARLFDGVTPDLDLHCARANASAEALMMAPTVSVADMVAIAKDGLSLFAHGAAVYIRPMYWATGGDSTMIAPGPESTQFALCLEEIPMAPPTASATLTRTSFRRPILESAVVNAKAGCLYPNNARMLREARAKGFSNALALDAMGNVAETATANIFMVRDGEVFTPIANGTFLAGITRARHIANLRADGVTVHESVLGYTDFEQADEIFMSGNMSKVTPVTSFDDRQYQIGPITKRTRDLYWDWATSNGS encoded by the coding sequence ATGGCGATCAGCAAGACCATTCGCACCTATTTCAACGGCAGCTGGCACGATGGCGATGTCGCGATCATGAAGGCTGCAGACCATGCGGCCTGGCTCGGGTCCTCGGTGTTTGACGGGGCGCGTCTGTTTGATGGGGTCACCCCCGATCTTGATCTGCACTGCGCCCGCGCCAATGCCTCCGCTGAGGCGCTTATGATGGCGCCGACCGTCAGTGTCGCTGATATGGTCGCCATCGCCAAAGACGGCCTATCTCTCTTTGCACACGGCGCGGCCGTCTACATCCGGCCTATGTATTGGGCGACAGGCGGCGATTCCACGATGATTGCTCCGGGGCCCGAAAGCACCCAGTTCGCACTCTGCCTGGAAGAGATCCCGATGGCGCCCCCGACCGCCTCCGCCACACTGACCCGCACCTCCTTTCGGCGGCCCATCCTTGAGAGCGCGGTGGTGAATGCGAAGGCAGGCTGCCTCTATCCTAACAACGCCCGTATGCTGCGTGAAGCCCGCGCCAAAGGCTTCAGCAACGCCTTGGCGTTGGATGCGATGGGCAATGTCGCTGAAACCGCGACGGCAAATATCTTCATGGTGCGTGACGGAGAGGTCTTCACACCAATCGCAAACGGCACCTTTCTTGCCGGGATCACACGTGCCCGACATATCGCAAACCTGCGCGCCGATGGTGTCACGGTTCACGAGAGCGTCCTGGGCTACACGGATTTTGAACAGGCCGATGAGATTTTCATGTCGGGCAATATGAGCAAAGTCACCCCGGTCACCTCCTTTGATGATCGCCAGTATCAGATCGGCCCAATCACCAAACGAACCCGCGACCTTTACTGGGACTGGGCCACAAGCAACGGCAGTTGA
- a CDS encoding Phenylacetic acid catabolic protein: MNDEMSIESYLAAGGVLSNPSNVPPRYRAELMTIMASFVDSALAGAAGFVDIINEGPGIKSRMAAARIVLEKTANADRVLQVMGDFGADTERYVDHHPWTARLDREAGLDQSRSKHDRRLAVFNYPLEGWADAVVMNLLMGRAVAVQLAELSMISYQPLAEAFRAIQPVEAHHARLAHEGLSRLVQEGDINMLQESIHYWWPRVAISFGADASDKFETLCALGLRHRSNADLRTRWQSEMRGVLRELGLEAPEPA, translated from the coding sequence ATGAATGATGAGATGAGCATCGAGAGCTATCTGGCGGCCGGTGGCGTCCTTAGCAATCCATCCAATGTGCCGCCGCGCTACCGCGCTGAGTTGATGACAATCATGGCCAGCTTCGTCGACAGCGCGCTTGCAGGCGCGGCGGGATTCGTTGATATCATCAACGAAGGTCCGGGCATCAAATCCCGCATGGCTGCGGCCCGGATAGTGCTGGAAAAAACCGCCAACGCTGATCGTGTTTTGCAGGTCATGGGCGATTTCGGTGCCGACACCGAACGCTATGTGGATCATCACCCCTGGACTGCGCGCCTGGATCGCGAGGCCGGGCTGGATCAGAGCCGTTCCAAACACGACCGGCGCCTTGCGGTATTCAACTACCCGCTGGAAGGGTGGGCCGATGCTGTGGTTATGAACCTTCTGATGGGCCGCGCGGTCGCTGTGCAGCTGGCAGAGTTGTCGATGATTTCCTACCAACCATTGGCTGAAGCCTTCCGCGCGATTCAGCCCGTCGAAGCCCATCATGCGCGTCTTGCCCACGAAGGGCTGTCGCGATTGGTGCAGGAAGGCGACATCAACATGTTGCAGGAATCCATCCACTATTGGTGGCCCCGGGTGGCCATCAGCTTTGGCGCTGATGCCTCTGACAAGTTCGAGACCCTCTGTGCGCTCGGCCTGCGCCACCGCAGCAATGCGGACCTGCGCACCAGGTGGCAAAGCGAGATGCGCGGCGTTCTGCGAGAGTTGGGGCTGGAGGCCCCAGAGCCCGCCTGA
- a CDS encoding 2Fe-2S iron-sulfur cluster-binding protein, whose translation MARFHDLEVTDVRKTIRDAVVVTLKPTGGAAEEFDFTQGQYLTFRRDFDGEELRRSYSICAGRGEGILQVGIKRVDGGAFSTWANTELKPGDTLQAMPPMGTFFTPLDASAEKHYLGFAGGSGITPVLSILKTTLAAEPNASFTLVYANKGVNTIMFREELEDLKNLYMGRLNVIHVLESDAQEIDLFTGLVTEDKCAQLFEHWIDIKSVDTAFICGPEPMMLGIASALRTAGLSDSQIKFELFASAQPGRAKRTVTASDAASGANQTKAAITLDGATQTIEMGKDMTLLDAALENAMDAPYACKAGVCSTCRCKVLEGEVEMVANHALEDYEVEKGYVLSCQAYPLSDKVVVDYDQ comes from the coding sequence ATGGCGCGCTTTCACGACCTAGAAGTCACCGATGTCCGTAAAACCATCCGCGATGCGGTAGTGGTCACCCTGAAGCCCACGGGCGGTGCGGCTGAGGAGTTTGATTTCACCCAAGGCCAATACCTGACTTTCCGCCGCGACTTCGACGGCGAGGAGCTGCGCCGCAGCTATTCGATCTGCGCCGGGCGCGGCGAGGGTATCCTGCAAGTCGGCATCAAACGTGTTGACGGCGGCGCCTTCTCAACCTGGGCCAATACCGAGTTGAAACCCGGCGACACCCTGCAGGCGATGCCGCCGATGGGCACATTCTTCACACCGCTCGATGCAAGTGCGGAGAAGCACTATCTGGGTTTTGCCGGCGGTTCCGGCATCACGCCGGTGCTGTCGATCCTTAAGACCACGCTGGCGGCAGAACCCAACGCCTCCTTTACGCTGGTCTATGCCAACAAGGGCGTGAACACGATCATGTTCCGCGAAGAGCTGGAGGACCTCAAGAACCTGTACATGGGCCGCCTCAACGTGATCCATGTGCTGGAGTCTGACGCGCAGGAGATCGACCTCTTCACCGGCCTCGTGACCGAGGACAAATGCGCGCAGCTGTTCGAGCACTGGATCGACATCAAGTCGGTCGACACCGCCTTCATCTGCGGCCCCGAGCCGATGATGCTGGGCATCGCCAGTGCCTTGCGTACCGCCGGCCTTAGTGACAGTCAGATCAAGTTCGAGCTATTCGCCTCTGCCCAGCCGGGACGCGCCAAACGCACCGTCACCGCAAGCGATGCCGCCTCAGGCGCGAACCAGACCAAGGCCGCCATCACACTGGACGGCGCCACCCAGACCATCGAGATGGGTAAGGACATGACCCTGCTGGACGCCGCGCTGGAAAACGCGATGGACGCGCCTTACGCCTGCAAAGCCGGCGTCTGCTCCACTTGCCGCTGCAAGGTACTGGAGGGCGAGGTCGAGATGGTCGCCAACCATGCGCTTGAGGACTACGAAGTCGAGAAAGGCTATGTCTTGTCCTGTCAGGCTTATCCGCTCAGTGACAAAGTGGTGGTGGACTACGATCAATAG
- the paaD gene encoding 1,2-phenylacetyl-CoA epoxidase subunit PaaD yields the protein MSQVTTQPSIDQIWEWLDAVPDPEIPVISLVDLGVIRGVAWDGETLVVSVTPTYSGCPATAVIALDIETALRGHGIADLRLKTQISPAWTTDWLSDKGRAKLEAYGIAPPQAAGGPEKCPHCGSTEVTKVSQFGSTPCKAHWRCQDCLEPFDYFKCI from the coding sequence ATGAGCCAGGTGACAACTCAGCCAAGCATTGACCAGATCTGGGAGTGGCTCGACGCTGTGCCTGACCCGGAAATCCCGGTGATTTCACTGGTGGATCTGGGCGTCATCCGTGGTGTGGCCTGGGATGGGGAAACTCTGGTTGTGTCAGTCACCCCTACCTACTCTGGCTGCCCGGCAACTGCAGTGATTGCCCTGGATATCGAAACAGCCCTGCGCGGCCACGGCATTGCGGATTTGAGACTGAAGACCCAGATCTCCCCTGCCTGGACCACCGATTGGCTGTCCGACAAGGGCCGCGCCAAGTTGGAGGCCTACGGCATCGCCCCGCCCCAAGCCGCAGGCGGGCCCGAAAAATGCCCGCACTGCGGCAGTACAGAAGTCACCAAGGTCAGCCAGTTCGGCTCGACACCCTGCAAGGCTCACTGGCGCTGCCAGGACTGCCTTGAACCTTTTGATTATTTCAAGTGCATCTGA
- the paaC gene encoding 1,2-phenylacetyl-CoA epoxidase subunit PaaC: protein MTAPANKEDAFTQFLLRMGDNTLILGHRVSEWCGHAPVLEEDIALANTALDMIGQTQMWLGLAAEVQGNGKSADDLAFLRDAWDFRNVLLCEVPNGDFGRTLMRQFLFDAWHSIQLGRLMKSSDERVAAIAEKASKEVAYHLERSADTVVGLGDGTEESHRRMQEALDYLWPYVGEMFQSDAVDAEMAAADIAPDPASLREEYDALVSRVLSDATLTIPESRFAHKGGRTGAMHTEHLGHLLTQMQWLQRAYPGAKW from the coding sequence ATGACCGCCCCTGCTAACAAGGAAGACGCATTCACTCAGTTTCTGCTGCGGATGGGCGATAACACCCTGATCCTCGGCCACCGGGTCAGCGAATGGTGCGGCCATGCGCCGGTGCTGGAAGAAGACATCGCGCTGGCCAACACCGCGCTGGACATGATCGGCCAGACCCAGATGTGGCTCGGCCTCGCGGCTGAGGTACAGGGAAACGGCAAATCTGCCGATGATCTGGCTTTCCTGCGCGACGCCTGGGATTTCCGCAATGTGTTGCTGTGCGAGGTGCCGAACGGCGACTTTGGCCGCACCCTGATGCGCCAGTTCCTGTTCGACGCCTGGCATTCGATCCAGCTGGGCCGGTTGATGAAGTCCTCGGACGAGCGGGTTGCAGCCATCGCCGAGAAGGCTTCGAAAGAGGTTGCCTATCACCTGGAACGCTCCGCCGACACTGTGGTGGGCTTGGGTGACGGCACCGAAGAAAGCCACCGTCGGATGCAGGAGGCGCTGGACTATCTGTGGCCGTATGTGGGCGAGATGTTCCAGTCGGACGCTGTGGATGCCGAGATGGCAGCGGCGGACATCGCCCCCGATCCTGCGTCCTTACGTGAGGAATACGATGCGCTGGTCTCCCGCGTGCTGAGCGATGCGACCCTAACCATCCCGGAGAGCCGCTTTGCCCACAAAGGCGGGCGTACCGGTGCCATGCACACGGAACATCTGGGTCACCTGTTGACCCAAATGCAATGGCTACAGCGCGCCTATCCCGGCGCCAAGTGGTAA
- the paaB gene encoding 1,2-phenylacetyl-CoA epoxidase subunit PaaB: MKNEWPLWEIFIRGQHGMSHRHVGSLHAPDAEMAIKNARDVYTRRNEGVSIWVVEANHIAASSPSDKGPLYEPSESKVYRHPTFFDIPEEVGAM; the protein is encoded by the coding sequence ATGAAAAACGAATGGCCCCTCTGGGAAATCTTCATCCGTGGCCAGCACGGTATGAGCCACCGCCACGTCGGCTCCCTGCATGCGCCGGACGCCGAAATGGCGATCAAGAACGCCCGCGACGTCTACACCCGCCGCAATGAGGGCGTGTCGATCTGGGTGGTTGAGGCCAACCATATCGCCGCCTCCTCGCCCAGCGACAAGGGCCCGCTTTATGAGCCGTCGGAGTCCAAGGTCTACCGCCACCCGACCTTCTTCGACATCCCCGAAGAAGTGGGGGCGATGTAA
- the paaA gene encoding 1,2-phenylacetyl-CoA epoxidase subunit PaaA: MYAQMVKSEATQDDPEQLAAFQARIDAGEKIEPKDWMPEGYRKTLIRQIGQHAHSEIVGQLPEGNWITRAPTLERKAILLAKVQDEAGHGLYLYCAAETLGVSRDEMTEMLLDGRMKYSSIFNYPTLNWADIGAVGWLVDGAAIMNQVPLQRTSFGPYSRAMIRVCKEESFHQRQGYDAIRKMAEGTPAQKKMAQDALNRLWYPSLMMFGPSDKDSVHSAQSMAWKIKMNTNDELRQKFVDQTVPQAEYLGLTVPDPDLKWNEERGHYDYTDPDWSEFYDVLKGNGPCNTDRLAARNKAWDDGKWVRDGLLAHARKKAARRHAAE, encoded by the coding sequence ATGTATGCTCAGATGGTCAAATCCGAAGCGACCCAGGACGATCCGGAACAGCTGGCGGCCTTTCAGGCGCGCATCGACGCGGGCGAGAAGATCGAGCCCAAGGACTGGATGCCCGAAGGCTACCGCAAGACGCTGATCCGCCAGATCGGCCAGCACGCGCATTCCGAAATCGTCGGCCAGCTGCCAGAGGGCAACTGGATCACCCGCGCCCCGACGTTGGAGCGCAAGGCGATCCTGCTCGCCAAGGTGCAGGACGAGGCGGGCCATGGCCTGTACCTCTACTGCGCGGCGGAAACGCTGGGCGTGTCGCGTGACGAGATGACCGAAATGTTGCTGGACGGCCGCATGAAGTATTCCTCGATCTTCAACTATCCGACGCTGAACTGGGCCGACATCGGCGCGGTGGGCTGGCTGGTCGATGGGGCCGCAATCATGAACCAGGTCCCGCTGCAGCGGACCTCCTTCGGCCCCTATTCCCGCGCGATGATCCGCGTCTGCAAGGAAGAAAGCTTCCACCAGCGCCAGGGCTATGACGCGATCCGCAAGATGGCGGAGGGCACGCCCGCACAGAAGAAGATGGCGCAGGATGCGCTGAACCGCCTGTGGTACCCGTCGCTGATGATGTTCGGACCGTCCGATAAGGACTCGGTCCACTCTGCCCAGTCGATGGCCTGGAAGATCAAGATGAACACCAATGACGAGCTGCGCCAGAAGTTCGTCGACCAGACCGTGCCGCAGGCCGAATACCTTGGCCTCACCGTCCCCGACCCGGACCTGAAATGGAATGAGGAACGCGGTCACTATGACTACACCGACCCGGACTGGTCAGAGTTTTACGACGTACTGAAGGGCAACGGCCCCTGCAACACAGACCGCCTCGCCGCCCGCAACAAGGCCTGGGACGACGGCAAATGGGTGCGTGACGGGCTCTTGGCCCACGCCAGAAAGAAAGCCGCACGTCGGCACGCCGCCGAGTAA